A region of the Geminocystis sp. M7585_C2015_104 genome:
CACTGGCGTCGGGAGATTAGAGAGAAAATTGCCCAAAATCACCACCGTCTCTACGATGATGTGGAATGTGTGAGGGGTTTAGAACAATTTTATACACAAGTAGTCCAATCTGATGGGGATTAGGAAATAGAGAGTGGGGTGGGATATAATAACAACAATTGACCAATCGTTTGGAATGAAAATGGCAGAAGAGGAGATAACAGAATTTTTGACATCTGAAAACTATCCCGCGGCAATTAGTTACTATGAGCAAAAAATAACAGAAAATCCCGAGGAAATCACCAACTACTGGCATCTCGGATTAGCCTACTTGTTGAACGGAAATGAGGAGGAAGCTACTGCCACCTGGTTGATTCCCTTTGTCCAATTACAGCCAGAAAATACAGATTTCCTCAACGAAAGCCTAGTTGAAGTTTTAGAAGCAGAGGCAAAAAGACAAGAGGAAATCAGCCAACAACACACTGCTCTAATTATAAGGGAAAAAATAGCAGGATTCGCGCCATATAATCTGGAAAATACTCTAAGACTTTTGCTGCTTAAATTCTCCTTGAACCAGTTTTACATATCCCTGTTGGAAGAATATAAATTGGCCGAAGTTGTTAGGGAAAAATTTGAAGGAAATCATAGAGGGCTCCTTTTTAAACTTTTAGACAGAATCCTAGAGTGTCCCCATATAAAAACTCTGGAATTTTTGGAAAAAATAAAACCACTGGTGGAGGGCTACAAGGAAGTCGTCGATTTGATAATGTCAAAAGTTGACCTGATGGCAGAGGACAAGGGGTATGTCGTATACGGCGCTAAACTGCTGGAATTATTACTGTCATTTCCTATTCAAAATAACGATGATAAATTGTGGAAACTACACAGAATTTTTCGTTACTACATAAGGGCTTGCAGACACGAGGACGCTAAAAGAATAGCCTTGAAATATGAGAAACACAGTAAAACTCGGGGAGAAAAACTTTTAGCCAGCCACATGCTGGTCTATAATCAAATACATGGGGGCGACTGGCTGAGTATATCTCCCTATGTTGAAAGATATAAACAGCGTCTGAAAGAGTTTATAGAAGAGGATGAACCCCTAGAGAAGGACTACTTGAAAACTTGGCTAATAGCCACAGTGGACTCATTGTATTGGTTACAGGATAAACCTAGAGAAAACAGATTTCTTATTAATGGTATTGCGAAAAGATTTGAATTAGAAAACCGCTCAAGGTTCAGTTATCCAGTTTATTTTTACAAACCAAAAAACAGGCAAAAAAAACTAAAAATAGGCTATATTGGGCACACCTTAAGAAGTCACTCCGTGGGCCTATTGAGTCGTTGGTTAATCAGCCATCATGATAGGGAAAATTTCTCTATTTATGTTTACCTAGTCTGCCAACCAGAAGACTACATCACCCAAACATTCTTTATCAATAGAGTAGATAAAACCTATAGTGGCGGCAGAAACGTGAATGAGTATATCACCGAAATCGAAAAAGACGAAGTGGATATCCTAGTAGACTTGGATAGCCTCACCCACGATATTACCGCCATTGTTATGTCATTGAAACCCGCCCCTATTCAAGTAAGTTGGTTGGGAATGGACAGTAGCGGCATCCCTAGTTTAGACTATTTTATAGCTGATCCCTACGTTTTACCAGACTCCGCCCAGGAATACTATAGGGAAAAAATCTGGCGTCTGCCTCATGTATATATAGCAGTAGACGGTTTTGAAATCGATATTCCCACTCTAAAACGACAACACCTGGGAATCGAAGAGGAGGCAGTTGTTTATCTCAATGTACAAAACTCCTTCAAACGTAACCCCCACATCATCCGTCTCCAAATGCAAATACTCAAGGCTGTAGCCAACAGCTATCTGTTAATCAAGGGTTTTGGCGACGAAAAAGCAACAAAAGACTTGTTTGCCACCATCGCCACTGAAGAAGGGGTTAACCCCGATAGAATTAAATTCCTCCCCCCCACCCCCACAGAGGCCATTCACCGTGCCAACCTAAAAATAGCAGATGTTGTTCTAGATACTTACCCCTACAACGGTGCTACTACTACCCTGGAAACCCTTTGGCAAGAAATACCAATAGTTACAAGAGTAGGGGAACAATTCGCTGCCCGTAATAGTTATACTTTCATGATGAATGTGGGGGTAAGGGAGGGGATTGCCTTTACTGATGAGGAGTATGTAGAGTGGGGAATAAAATTGGGAAAAGACGAGAATTTACGCAACAAAGTCAGTTGGCAGTTAAGACAGGCTAAACACACCTCCCCCCTTTGGAATGCTAGACAATTCGCCAGAGACATGGAAAACGCCTATCGTCAAATGTGGGAAATCTATACTGGCAACTGTTAGACTATCCCATCCAACTCCTCCTCCCCCACTGTTGCTAAATCTTTAAATAAATCCCTGCTAGCTTTTTGTACATCCTCCAGTGAGAAGGAAATTCTGGCTTTTATTCTCGGCAACAATTTTCTCCACTGTCTCTCATTCAAGTCACTGACAAATACTATGTCTAGATATTTTTCCAAGTCTAACCCTTGGTGTAACATCAATTCCATTACCACCCCCGACACCAGTGAGTTGGCATCTTCCTCACTATAACCACTGGCGTCTATAATCAGAGTTACAGTCTTATCAGTCTGGGTGGCTGCCACAGTCAGTTTCTCTAAAATGCCAGTTAATGCCGCAATCAGTTTCCCTTCCTCCCCCTGCCAGTAGGGCAATATCAGATAATTACAGTCTGTTAGCTTGACAGGGAGAGAAACAACATCTAGAATAGTTTCCCTAATTATTGAAGCAGTATTAGCCCAAGAAAACTGTTTTACCCTCTCTAATCCCTCTTTTATCAGTCTTTCCCTAACACTGGGTTTTTGTATCTCACATAAGGCTTCTGCCATCCCCTCCACATCATCATCCTCCACGTATATTGCCGCCTTTCCCCCTATTTCTGGTAGAGAAGCATTTGGGGTAGTAATTATAGGACAACCACATGCCATTGCCTCCAACAGCGGTAACCCAAAACCTTCATACTTCGAGGGATACACCAGTGCTACAGCCCCACTATAGGCCACTCTCAATTCCTCATCCCCCAGGTATAAACAATGTACACTACATCCTGTTGTATATTTTCGCCATTCAGGGGGTAACTGGTTGCCAAAGCCAGTGGCGACAACATCAAAACCCCCCCTATTAGCCAGTTTGCTAAAAGCCTGGAAAAAAAGAATAGTATTCTTATATTTGCCTTCCCCCAGGGCACTGGTGATGAGAAAATAGGGCTTATGTATACCGTATTTGTGTTTAAATCTTATAATCTCCTCTTGGTTGGCAGGATAGAATTCTTCTCCCACCCCGTTGTAGGCAATAGTGATGTCTGTCTCCCTGATGTGAGGGTAAATTCTTCTTAAATCCCGGGCAGTATTTTCAGAAACGCATATATAATGGCTGGCATAGTTGATTGCCTCTGTTTTCCCCCGCCAAGAGGGATGATTCAAATCTAATCCAAACAACTCCGGAATCATATCATGCAACATCAAAATAGAGGGGGTGGTTTGAGGGATGGTATAATAGGTGGATATGAATAATTCTGCCCCTTCCTCATCACAGATTTGTTGCAATAGACGACGGTCACCCTCTATATTGTTCACATTATAGCCAGCAATAGTACGATAACGAATTCCCTCTATTCTCGGTGCGGTGTTAACCCTATCTAGTACTAGAATATGACTGGCAAACTCCCCCTTTGCCCATTCTCTCAACAGACTATACCACACTCGGGCGATTCCTGTCCGCCACAATTGGAAGAATACCCCGTCTATTACAATTATCGGCGATTTTGGCTCAGGGATTCTGGTGATTCTTTGCCTCTGTGCAATTCTACTAATAACTGTCTCGTAATCTCGGGCCAAAAGGGATTCTTTACTTGGGGTTTTTGTCTCTCCTCTTTTTATAAGGGTAAACAGATTTTCAGGTAGGTTGTTATTAACAGTCAGGAGATGTAAAGACTCTCCATCAGTATAGAGTTTTAAGTTGTATTTCCTCGCCATTATCTCCAAGGCTTTCCTAGTATAAATTCCAACATGTTGCCCTTCGTGGGGCGCATAATACCACCATTCATCAGGTTTAGGATTATTCTTAGGTAATAGCTGAGTAGAAATAAGTATGTTTTGGGAATATTGCAAGATGTTTTCCATCTCCCCAAGGGGGTTGTTAAAATGCTCAAATACCTCAAATGCCGTCACCATTTCAAATTTTTTATCCTGGCAATCTGATAACTCAAACCCAGTGGCAAACAGATTCCGACAAAACTTATCATACCAGTAGAAGTCAAAACCTCTATCCCTCATTAAACGCACAAAAACTCCATATCCACCCCCATAATCTAAAAATTTCCCCTCATGATTGAAATAGTTAAATATCAGTCTGGCAGCAATTTCAGCCAGGAAATTATTCCGATACAACAACCCTATGTCACTGGCAGCTATTGCCTCTGAATATGCCTCCTCCAACCAGTAAGGATTTTCAGTTTGCACAAAGCCACAATTGCTACACTGATAGTATTTTACATCATACTTTTGCAAGAACTTCGCCGTGGCAAAATAATAGGAATCTGAATGACAAATTTTGCATTTTGTTGGACAAAACGCACCACTAAATTGTGTCTCCTCTGTAAAATTGTCTGCCTCTATGTGAGGAGTTATAATTGGCGGATGTTTTAGGGGAAAATCCATGGCGGCCACTGGCATGTTGGCAAAAATACTTTCTCTTTTAATCGTATGGGTTGCCTCTACACCAAAACCAATATTCCTTACAAGATTAACTTCCGGTAGAATACAAAAACCGTTGTTATTCCATAAGGCAAATACCCAAACATAATCCCAAGTGTCAAAACCATCATAGACTGCCTGGAATATTTTTGACCAGTAAGCCGCCGCCTGGGAATTTTTTAAAAACTCATTCAGCCAACCACTATCCCTCAATTCTGGCCATTTTTTCATAGAATCGTCATATTTCAGCCATGCCCGACGCCAAGTTGCCCACCCCCAACAATGGCCATAACGGGAGAAATAATAACTATACCCGGTTTTATTGCGCCCAAACTGGAAGTTATCTCCGGAAATCATCATTATTCTCTCATTTTCACCATATCTCTCCAGTAACTCCTCACAGTAACGGAAAAAACTAGGATGGGGAATGCAATCGTCTTCCAAAATAATAGCCTTCTCTACCAAAGAAAATACCCAATCCAAACCACTGCTAACCCTTTTCCTACAACCCAAATTCACATCTGAATAGTTAGTCAAAACCTCGCAATCCCAATCCACCCCCCTGACAACTTCCCTCGCCTGCAAACACTTTTCCCACTCCCCTGGTTTGTCTTCCCGCGCCCCGTCTGCTATTACTAGTAGTTTAGGAGGCTTGACTTTTCGTATTACATTGAGCACCTTTCTTGTAGTCTCCGGACGTTTAAAAATAATTAAGGCTACCGGTGTCCTTATTTTTTGTGTCATTTTGTCTTCCCGCTGACGGTTAACTTTCTATTTATTTTACCCCATTTTCATCGGTATAATTTGTCCATTGCTACTGGCATTTCATCCTAGGTGTTCCTTCCCATTCTTTCAGATTTCAAATTAATAAAAATTCGCTATAACTCTCGCAAATTATACATATTTTTGCTATAATGTACCCAAGCATAATCTCGGGTTTACTGGGCAATAATGGATGATTATATTTAAGCAGTTAGTTTTGGAAAACTTTGGCCCATACAGGGGAAGAAATACTATTAATTTAGCCCCCAATGAAGAACTGGGAAACTCTCCCATTATTCTCATCGGCGGCCTCAATGGGGGAGGAAAAACTACAATATTGGATGCTATTAAATTGGCACTGTATGGCAAACGCGCCGAATACTCTAACCGTAATAATATGACATACAGAGAGTTCTTGTTGCAATGTATTAATCGGCAAATTGATATAGGGGAATATGCTCGGGTAGAATTGGCTTTTGAATACGTGTTTGATAAACGACACTATCATATTAGAGTCATCCGTTTTTGGGATAAAATCATAGCGAATGGCACCGACAACTTGTCTGTAATGATAGAAGACTATCCCGATGTAGAATTGACGGACAATTGGGATGAATATGTTGAGACAATTATACCGGCAGGCTTGTCAAATCTCTATTTTTGCGATGGCGAGAGGATAAAAAATCTGGCAGAAAGGGATTTTATACCCTCCGCACTAGTCAAGGCTATTAAGTCTATTATAGGTTTAGAAATTGTTGACAGATTGGTAGTGGATTTAGATGTTTTGGCAAACCGCAAGAAAAGAGAAATATTTGACGCAAATCCGGCTAAGACTACTGAAGTGGAAAAACAGTTAAGGGAATTGGAAAACGAAAGGGAAGTCTTACTAAGAGAGGAATTAGAGAAAAAGGAAGCATTCTTACGAAGCCAAGAAGAGTACAATAAAGTTCATCAACAATGGCAAGATTTTGTTTCAAAAAATGAGGCCAGGAAACAAGAGTTTACTCAGAAAATTAGGTATACCGAAAAACAAATCCATAATCTAACACTGGAATTAAAACGTCTGGCCTATCAGTATCTACCTCTGGGTTTCATCAAAACATTACTAGAAGAATTAGAGGCGGAGTTGCAACATCAGTGGCTACTAAAGCAATTGGAAATGTCCCAGAATCTGATTGCAGAGAGAGACGAAAAACTTATATCCTTCTTAAAAGAAATTGAGACAAAACCCGAGATAATTTCGGCAGTAGATTCCTATCTGAAAAAACAGCGGCACCTAGACAGAATACAGCTGCAATCCAAAAAAATTTATTTGCCTATAAAGAGTAAAACCATGGCAAATTTCACCTCCATTGTGGGCAACCTGTTGCCACGCCAAATGGAGAAGGCTCAAATTGTTTTTGAATCCCTGGAAACTCTGGAAGAAGAATTATTGGCAACCGTTGAAAATTCTCAAGACAATTTGAATCAGCAGTATGAAACATTGCAGCAAAAACTTCAAGATGTACAACATCGATTCCTTCAGGCAAAGAGTGACTATGAATACGTGAGAAAAAGACTAGATGAGGTGGAAGGTAAAATTGAATTCCTTGAGGCAAAATTGGACAACTACAGTGATAGAAAAGTCGAGGATTCTCGCGCCCAACATATACTGGAAAACATCCCTAAGATAAAAGAAACTCTTGCTATTTTCCAGGAAAGATTGACTTACACCAAACTCAACAAACTAGAGTCGGAAGTAACAACCTGTTTTCGCTATCTACTCCACAAAAACAATCTCATTGGCAGAGTGTGTTTGGAGGGAAATTTGACAACCCCAGAAGAGGACAATCTTATCATACAATTGTACAACCTAGAGGGAAAATTAATACCTAAACAAAGACTCTCTGCCGGAGAAAAACAAATCCTGGCCACTTCTCTATTATGGGCACTAACTAGAATATCTGAAAAGAGTCTACCCGTCGTAATAGACACCCCCTTGGCAAGATTAGATTCCTCCCACCGTCAAAATTTAGTTCAACGTTATTTTCCCTCCGCCTCCCATCAAGTTATTCTCCTCTCCACCGACACGGAAATCGGCAAAGAAGAAGTTACCTTCTTTAGGGAAAAACAACTTATCTCCAGGGAATATATTCTAAAACACGATAGCAGAAATCATCGCACCGTCATCCAAAATGGCTACTTTTGGTAATTCTTCACTTCTCCCTGAAAAATTGCGGATTTAGCAGCCAAACACTTAAATAAAAAAAGGGAGTGTCAGCCAAGGCAAATAGAATTTTATAAATCAGACTGTTGGTAAATAAATCGCCAACTCTATCCCAAGAAACTACCCCGAAGAAACATAAAACCCCCAACAGTAAACAGGTATCTATAATTTGGGAGAATATGGTGGAAAAATTGTTTCTTACCCAAAGATACCTTCCCCTAGTCAAGTCTTTCCAAAAATGAAATAATCTAATATCCACAAACTGGGCGACTAAATATGCTAATAGTGAAGCTATCACCGCTGGCGGAAACAACCCAAATACCTTATTAAAAGTTTTATCATCAATGGGGGACCAACTGGTAGCATCCACCCAGTTGGCAATGGAGATTACCCCCAAGATGAAAATATTGGTGATAAAACCCGCAACTACTACCTGATTCGCCCTGGTTTTCCCATATATCTCTGAGATTATATCGGTACATAAAAAGGTAATAGGATAGGGAATAATCCCTACGGAAACCTCTAAAGACAAAGAGAAAATATTGACAGTAAAAAACTTCTGGAAAATAAGATTCGAACAAACCAAACAGCCAATAAAAACACCAGATATAGTTAAAAAGATTAAATTAGCATCTGTCTTTATGATTCCCTCTCTCCCCATCATCCATGTCACCGGCTACTATACCCCACTGGCATCTGTTTTCACAATCCCTTCTCTCCCACCATATTGCCTGCTATTATACCGCCTAGGCCCCTGTTTTAACCAATTCTCTCCTCCCATTTTCCACACCAGTGGGTCATTATATCAGATATGTCAGAGTCTTCCAAAAATGGTGTTTATAATGGCAACAATCGCCCCCCACATGCGCCAGTGGGTCATTATAGTATTACAATGTCATGGTCCGTTTTAACAATCTCCCCCCCCTCCTTACCTCACCCATTATCACATTGGATTGCTGTCTTGTTTTAACAACTCTCCTCTCCCTTCTTTTCCCCACACCGGCAGGCCATTCATTATTATGGTGATTATAGTGTCTGTTTATATTGTCTGTGTTTATAGTGTCTGTAGTGTCAGACTGGTATTCGTTTAATAACCCCCTACCCGCTTACTGTCGCATTTAATGGTTAATAATCCCTTCTTCTTCCACCCCCATCCATGTCACCAGCTACTATCTCATTCCCCTATTTTCCAAACCAGTGGGCCATCATGGTATCATAATAGCCCCCATTTTGATAATCCCCTCCACTCCTACTAGTGGCATCCCTTACAATGATTTCCCCCCTGAATTAAAAGATGTGGGTAATAGTGTCTCCCACTCACCTCATCGCAGAAAATCAATCAGTTGTGACTGGGAGATGGTTTCCTGTTGTCCTGTGGTTAAATCTTTAAGTTGAATGGTATTATTTTCCACCTCCTCGTCTCCTAATATTAAACACTTTTTCGCCCCGCTACGAGATGCCCTTTTCAACTGTTTGGCAAAATTACTACCACTCAAGTCTAACTCTACCCTAAAACCGGCTCGACGTAAGTTTTGGGCAACAATCAAGGCTTGTCTTTCCGCCTTCTCCCCCCGACTGGCAAAATAAATATCTACACAGGGAGGTGACATGGGACGAATGTTCTGCAATAATAGGATAAGACGCTCCATCCCCATGGCCCAACCAACGGCTGGTGTTTCATTACCCCCTAATTGGGATACTAACCCGTCATATCTACCACCACCACATACTGTAGCTTGTGCGCCTAAATCCGCCGATTGAATCTCAAAAGCAGTATGGGTGTAGTAGTCCAAGCCTCTGACTAAATGGGGATTCAACTGGTAGGCAATCCCTAAATCCGTCAGTAAACTACATACCGTGTCAAAATGGCGTCTAGACTCCGCACCTAAATAGTCTAAAATACTAGGAGCCCCCTTGACAATCTCCTGAGTTTTACTATCCTTGCTGTCTAAAATCCTAAGAGGATTCCGAGTTAGTCTTTCCTGAGAATCTTTGTCTAAATCCTCCCTGTAAGGGGTTAAATAATCCACCAACGCCTCTCTATATTTCTGTCTATCCTCCACACTCCCAACAGAATTTAACTGTAAACTCAAATTCTCCAACCCCAGTTTCCTTAATATCTCTGTTGCCAACACAATCACTTCCACATCCGCGCGAGGGGAATTACTCCCTATTAACTCCAAGCCTATCTGATGAAACTGTCTCTGCCTCCCAGCCTGCGGGCGTTCGTAGCGGAACATAGCACCACAATACCACAGTCTCTCCACTCCCCCACTGGCATATAATTTATTTTGTATATACGCTCTTACTACACCTGCTGTTCCCTCGGGGCGAAGGGTAATACTCCTGTTACCTTTGTCAATAAAAGTATACATTTCTTTACCCACCACGTCAGTAGTCTCACCAATACCCCTTTCAAACAGATGGGTAGACTCGAAAATGGGAGTGCGAATTTCCCGATATGCCGCCTTTTCTAGAATTTCCGCCGCTACCCTTTCCACATACTGCCAATAGACTACCTCTTCTGGCAATATATCTTTTGTGCCTCTTA
Encoded here:
- a CDS encoding glycosyltransferase, with amino-acid sequence MTQKIRTPVALIIFKRPETTRKVLNVIRKVKPPKLLVIADGAREDKPGEWEKCLQAREVVRGVDWDCEVLTNYSDVNLGCRKRVSSGLDWVFSLVEKAIILEDDCIPHPSFFRYCEELLERYGENERIMMISGDNFQFGRNKTGYSYYFSRYGHCWGWATWRRAWLKYDDSMKKWPELRDSGWLNEFLKNSQAAAYWSKIFQAVYDGFDTWDYVWVFALWNNNGFCILPEVNLVRNIGFGVEATHTIKRESIFANMPVAAMDFPLKHPPIITPHIEADNFTEETQFSGAFCPTKCKICHSDSYYFATAKFLQKYDVKYYQCSNCGFVQTENPYWLEEAYSEAIAASDIGLLYRNNFLAEIAARLIFNYFNHEGKFLDYGGGYGVFVRLMRDRGFDFYWYDKFCRNLFATGFELSDCQDKKFEMVTAFEVFEHFNNPLGEMENILQYSQNILISTQLLPKNNPKPDEWWYYAPHEGQHVGIYTRKALEIMARKYNLKLYTDGESLHLLTVNNNLPENLFTLIKRGETKTPSKESLLARDYETVISRIAQRQRITRIPEPKSPIIVIDGVFFQLWRTGIARVWYSLLREWAKGEFASHILVLDRVNTAPRIEGIRYRTIAGYNVNNIEGDRRLLQQICDEEGAELFISTYYTIPQTTPSILMLHDMIPELFGLDLNHPSWRGKTEAINYASHYICVSENTARDLRRIYPHIRETDITIAYNGVGEEFYPANQEEIIRFKHKYGIHKPYFLITSALGEGKYKNTILFFQAFSKLANRGGFDVVATGFGNQLPPEWRKYTTGCSVHCLYLGDEELRVAYSGAVALVYPSKYEGFGLPLLEAMACGCPIITTPNASLPEIGGKAAIYVEDDDVEGMAEALCEIQKPSVRERLIKEGLERVKQFSWANTASIIRETILDVVSLPVKLTDCNYLILPYWQGEEGKLIAALTGILEKLTVAATQTDKTVTLIIDASGYSEEDANSLVSGVVMELMLHQGLDLEKYLDIVFVSDLNERQWRKLLPRIKARISFSLEDVQKASRDLFKDLATVGEEELDGIV
- a CDS encoding queuosine precursor transporter, yielding MGREGIIKTDANLIFLTISGVFIGCLVCSNLIFQKFFTVNIFSLSLEVSVGIIPYPITFLCTDIISEIYGKTRANQVVVAGFITNIFILGVISIANWVDATSWSPIDDKTFNKVFGLFPPAVIASLLAYLVAQFVDIRLFHFWKDLTRGRYLWVRNNFSTIFSQIIDTCLLLGVLCFFGVVSWDRVGDLFTNSLIYKILFALADTPFFYLSVWLLNPQFFREK
- a CDS encoding O-linked N-acetylglucosamine transferase, SPINDLY family protein, with protein sequence MAEEEITEFLTSENYPAAISYYEQKITENPEEITNYWHLGLAYLLNGNEEEATATWLIPFVQLQPENTDFLNESLVEVLEAEAKRQEEISQQHTALIIREKIAGFAPYNLENTLRLLLLKFSLNQFYISLLEEYKLAEVVREKFEGNHRGLLFKLLDRILECPHIKTLEFLEKIKPLVEGYKEVVDLIMSKVDLMAEDKGYVVYGAKLLELLLSFPIQNNDDKLWKLHRIFRYYIRACRHEDAKRIALKYEKHSKTRGEKLLASHMLVYNQIHGGDWLSISPYVERYKQRLKEFIEEDEPLEKDYLKTWLIATVDSLYWLQDKPRENRFLINGIAKRFELENRSRFSYPVYFYKPKNRQKKLKIGYIGHTLRSHSVGLLSRWLISHHDRENFSIYVYLVCQPEDYITQTFFINRVDKTYSGGRNVNEYITEIEKDEVDILVDLDSLTHDITAIVMSLKPAPIQVSWLGMDSSGIPSLDYFIADPYVLPDSAQEYYREKIWRLPHVYIAVDGFEIDIPTLKRQHLGIEEEAVVYLNVQNSFKRNPHIIRLQMQILKAVANSYLLIKGFGDEKATKDLFATIATEEGVNPDRIKFLPPTPTEAIHRANLKIADVVLDTYPYNGATTTLETLWQEIPIVTRVGEQFAARNSYTFMMNVGVREGIAFTDEEYVEWGIKLGKDENLRNKVSWQLRQAKHTSPLWNARQFARDMENAYRQMWEIYTGNC
- a CDS encoding histidine--tRNA ligase encodes the protein MEVIQAIRGTKDILPEEVVYWQYVERVAAEILEKAAYREIRTPIFESTHLFERGIGETTDVVGKEMYTFIDKGNRSITLRPEGTAGVVRAYIQNKLYASGGVERLWYCGAMFRYERPQAGRQRQFHQIGLELIGSNSPRADVEVIVLATEILRKLGLENLSLQLNSVGSVEDRQKYREALVDYLTPYREDLDKDSQERLTRNPLRILDSKDSKTQEIVKGAPSILDYLGAESRRHFDTVCSLLTDLGIAYQLNPHLVRGLDYYTHTAFEIQSADLGAQATVCGGGRYDGLVSQLGGNETPAVGWAMGMERLILLLQNIRPMSPPCVDIYFASRGEKAERQALIVAQNLRRAGFRVELDLSGSNFAKQLKRASRSGAKKCLILGDEEVENNTIQLKDLTTGQQETISQSQLIDFLR
- the dndD gene encoding DNA sulfur modification protein DndD, with protein sequence MIIFKQLVLENFGPYRGRNTINLAPNEELGNSPIILIGGLNGGGKTTILDAIKLALYGKRAEYSNRNNMTYREFLLQCINRQIDIGEYARVELAFEYVFDKRHYHIRVIRFWDKIIANGTDNLSVMIEDYPDVELTDNWDEYVETIIPAGLSNLYFCDGERIKNLAERDFIPSALVKAIKSIIGLEIVDRLVVDLDVLANRKKREIFDANPAKTTEVEKQLRELENEREVLLREELEKKEAFLRSQEEYNKVHQQWQDFVSKNEARKQEFTQKIRYTEKQIHNLTLELKRLAYQYLPLGFIKTLLEELEAELQHQWLLKQLEMSQNLIAERDEKLISFLKEIETKPEIISAVDSYLKKQRHLDRIQLQSKKIYLPIKSKTMANFTSIVGNLLPRQMEKAQIVFESLETLEEELLATVENSQDNLNQQYETLQQKLQDVQHRFLQAKSDYEYVRKRLDEVEGKIEFLEAKLDNYSDRKVEDSRAQHILENIPKIKETLAIFQERLTYTKLNKLESEVTTCFRYLLHKNNLIGRVCLEGNLTTPEEDNLIIQLYNLEGKLIPKQRLSAGEKQILATSLLWALTRISEKSLPVVIDTPLARLDSSHRQNLVQRYFPSASHQVILLSTDTEIGKEEVTFFREKQLISREYILKHDSRNHRTVIQNGYFW